GCAGAATATACTAATTCATGATAAAACCACATTGTCTTTTTAAGGTGCCTTTCAGCCAGTGTTTTCAAATCATTTAATAAGTTTGCTCATCAATTTGTCTCCTAATCCTGCTGTGAATTATGTTTCAGCCTAAACTGTGCTGGCTccattcctttcccttcagttcCCATCCCTGTCCTACCACTTCTGCAAGTGATGACTCAGATCAGGGAACTGATCCAGCTGAAAATTAaccacatttttttgtttgctgacCTGAGCGATGAGATAGGAACACGACCAGAGACAAAGGCAAATCTGTTTGCTTGTCTTAGCTACCTTTTACAGGcgcacctcctcctgctccattGCCACCATCATTGTGGACCTCTGGTAGGACTGTTCTCCTAATACAGGGAAATTCAGGGTTGATGAGGCTGATTTGAATTAGAagtgaaaaagagattttttttttttttttttggtgttgtttcAGTAGGCGTATAGAAATGTCAATAGTGTAATGCTTAGGCACGACAAAGGGTTTAGGAAGTGATTTTAAATGATTTTCTGTTATAAAGTCAACGTTTTCTGATGCATATGCATAAAGAAATATGGTTTTGCCATGCCTACACatggattaaaagaaaatagagacaATTTGGTGTCATCCTAAGAATGGGACATTTTTGTGTCTGTCATTGCAGGCACAGATTAGAAATAATCATTGCTTCAAGAACTAGCTTCTGAAGCTGATGTAAAGGGGTCAGAGCTGAGCTGGAAATGTAGATTGGACTGGACTAGACATGACAGGTCAGAGCCCAAATGAATGTGGGAGAAGAGGCAATCTTGTGTGGGCAGTTACACAAGTGTCATGCACTTAGCATTGTATCTGGTACAattggggaggagggggggatgTCAGAACCTTTCACAATATTGCTCTACTTGCCTTTTTAAGTGGATGACAGTGTCAAACAATTGCATTCATTGAGCAATGTACAGGGTAGTTCTCTGCTGCATGAGGTAAAGATGCTGCCTTGGGTTGTCTAGTAGTTGGAGTAGTTCTAGAATAGCTTAGCAGAGATGGaatatttgtgtgtgtacatgttTGATAAGTTAATCTCTAAGTGCATAGCACATGGCGACAGGATGAGGACATTTTAAACCAGCATGCTTTCTTAGCTCTGGCAAAACGCAATGAAACCGATACAAGTACAGGTTCACTTAACAGGATCAGCATGACTTTTAGAATTAGGAATATTTGCAAAAAGATCTATGTAGCCAGTTGGCATGAAAACCCCCTTACTGCTAGTTGCTTAtgtttaaatgaagaaaaatacaagactATATTACATGGTTTAAAAATTATACTTTACAAGATAGACTCTGCAAAAGCATTGCAAAGTCAAACTCTACAGTCAGGGATTTCAAAACACAGGTtttgcaaaacacattttccccTTTAGCattgctccttttcttttcctacacaTCCAGCTCCTTTTTACATGAAACCagctgcttccttctcctccatcatCCTGGACATTGCTATTGAGGTTGCTGCTGCTCAAGTTTTCCAGCCACTGAGTGCTTTTCTCAgactgcagaggaaagcaatgTGTAGTGCTGAGATGCCACAGACACTGTGGCCGATGAATGTGTGAAGGATGAGTGTTGGAGATGTCTTGGCCAACATGTGTAGATTTCATGACAGCAACAAGATGTTCAGGGCAACTTTGCCACTTCCTGGAGACATTTCAAACACTGGCTCTAAAAGGTAGAGGGAGCTAGGACAgagtgttttttccccaaaatcacTTCCTGAGAAAAAGaacctttgaaaagaaatcaatCTTAGCTGCCAAGCAAAATGGTACTCTGAGAAAGAAGGACTATGTGTATGGTGGagggtattttctttttttaacctctgcAAAGTGTTAATTTCAGAGGTTGTGAGTGGCACATTGGAGGCAGGTAAGAGATTTGTCCTTCTCAAGAGTCAGCATGTTTGTAGGATACGTACTGTTGTAAGATGTGTGCTGGATATTGCTGTTCAGATGTCAATACTTCACTGCAAATGTCGTAAGGAATAAGGATACAACTAAGgtttttctgtcttgtcttcCTGATTTGTACGTGTTTTCCCAAATTGTTTTcctgtggggatttttttttttttcttatttagtaAAGGAACAGCTCTTCAGATTGTAGTTAACCACAAGAATTAGGGTTGGAAGTCCATGGTTTAAATTCTTCCCAAATTTTAAGTCATCATTTCTAGTGGATTTGACTGTGTGTTTGTAATTATAAATGGAGGAGTTAAAAATACTAGGAGGAAGATTGCCCTGCAGTTCTATTGCGGAGGTTACCATGCAAGATCTTTGGCAGACACCATCTCCATGTGACGCCTGTATGGAGACTGGCTTAAAAAACTCTAACGAATTTAAGTTGGGAGTCCTCAAAGGGCTATCaccatggaaataaaatgaagaaaacattgcagATTTAGTTGTCTTTTatgtagtatttttatttacattttaatgaagtATTCAGGCTCTCCaaaagatacttttttaaaaatgtttatttggtTTCATCAAATTTATTGCCCATATTATTCTTAGCTATTTTTAGAAGGCTTTAACCATGTCTTCTATACATGtgtattaaaattatattggtGTACTGTCAGTGTATTTTTACTGTTGTAACAGGAAAACCattctgactttttttaaaatgagcaatCATATGTATAATCAACTTGGTTAAAACTTCCTTCCTGGTAAGTGCAGCACTTCCTTTGCATCTGGATATGAGGGCgagcaagaaaagcagaacagcttaaacaaagaaatttttTGCATGAAtgatcttcctttaaaaaaataagaacttcAGATATCAAACAAATGCATCGTCTTCAGCAATTGAGCCTTTATTTTATGAACAGGTAATATTTCCTTTGTCAGTTATAGACGGGGTGTGTCCACAGTCTTTGCTTTCCGGAACTTGAAAAAGAATTTTAGTTAGCATGCTCCGTTGTTTCATTTTaaccttttacatttttatcttcTCGTTTTGTTGTCTATTAAGGCATCATTacattggttttggttttttccagctgttagAGAAAGATTTTATGTGTAAAATACATTGTCTGGAAAAGAAGTTCAGAATGTTGCTGTAACTTAGCTTGTGTGGGAATGCTCAATCAGCGCTGCCTTCTTCTTCCAAGCTCTTGGTGAATCATTTCCACTTTAATATTGTTCAATGGAGATTAACCATAAGCAACATATGTTTTGTTTACTGAAAGCTGATAAGGTAGGCTACTCATGTTTGATGTTGCTTTACAGGTGTTTTGGGTGTGATTTGATGTATAGGGTAGGAAATGGGCATCAGCTTggcagtttttttcttttgtaaaacgCTAATAGTTTATACGTGaaaagtttacttttaaaatggatGGATGTTCTCATTCTCGTGAATTATTATAAAGAAGCACATTTAAGGATACTAGGTTTGAACTtagatgcattttaaatatctgtCTTCAGAAGTAGTCCCTGACTTTTGAATcctaaggatttttttcctgtaagtcCTTATTCCTCATCACTAAAaagagaggcagaggaaaatGGGAATAGGCTCACCTCTGTCAAGTCTGCAAACAGATTCCTTGTTTTGTTACCTTTGGTCATTCCTGGAGCTCAGTGGGATGGCATTCTGCTCATGCACAGTGTCTTTtgatttctgtgaaaatccACTTATGTTAATATCAGCAGCATCAAAACAGATAATGCGACAAAAGAATCAGTGCTTTATCAAATAGAAGCAAGAACAAATCAGTGTGGAGGAAATACGTAGTCAGACTGCTTATCCTCAGTGAAATCTGGAAAGACTGTTTAAAAgttctattttaattatttaatgattagaaggttgttttgttgtttgttggcctttttttcatatttggtATTGAATTGAATAGATTATGTCTGAGGTGGTTTATGTAGATCAAGTATTTATGACCAGAAATTAAGAAAGCGTATACATAGCAGGATTCTGACCGGCCTATGATTTCAATTTAAGAAGACTTAAAAAATAAGagtgaataaaaatgtaaatgagaaaGTAATCAAGCATTTGTATGTTTTGCTAGATTCCTTCTGGCATGGAGTTGGAGGATTATGAACAGCCCGTTGTtatgagagaggaaaacaaacgAAGGAGAAGAAGGATGAAACCTCACTGTACATCGAGTAATTTGTCGTCAATGGAACTGATATCCATTGAGTTCATTTTGCCTACAAGCAATAAACATACTAAAGTACCGGAAATGATGTTACTCGAAATAGCTGCCAACTGTACGGTTGagcaaatgaaagcacaaaTTTGGATGCGTGCACTAGAGATGAGTCAAACCACAGACTTCTACCACACATTCACCCCAGATCAGTTTATTCTACAGTATCAGAAGAAGGGGCAATGGTATGAAATTTATGATAAACATCAAGTATTACAGACATTGGACTGCATACTGTACTGgaaagttttacagaaaaaggtAGGCAAGATCTATGTTgtccagaaacaaaacccatcaGAAGAAGTTCAAGAATTTCAGCGGCAACTTAATGATTTAATTGGTTATGATGTCACTGATGTAAGCAACGTGCATGATGATGAACTAGAATTTACCCGTCGCAGATTAGTCACTCCACGAATGATAGAGGTAGCCTGTAGAGATCCTAAATTGTATGCAATGCACCCATGGACTACATCTAAGCCACTCCCAgagtatttattaaaaaagatcactaataataacattttcataatCATACATAGAGGAACAACTAGCCAAAAAGTGAAAGTGTCAATAGATGACACTCCAGATATGATTCTCCACAGCTTTTTCacaaaaatggcaaagaaaaagtCTTTGATGGACATTCCAGAAGATCACAGTGAACTGGATTTTGTTCTCAGGATTTGTGGCAGAGATGAGTACATTACTGGAGAGACACCAATCAAAGATTTTCACTGGATAAGACAGTGCCTTAAGAATGGGGAAGAAATCCACCTTGTCTTAGACAATCCCCCTGACCCGAGTGAGGATGAGGTTCAGAAGGAAGAGTGGCCCTTGGTGGATGACTGTACAGGTGTTACAGGGTATCATGAACAGTTGACAATAGATGGAAAAGATCATGAGAGAGTCTTCACTATTTCTTTGTGGGATTGTAATAGGAAATTTAGGGTGAAAATAATTGGCATTGATATCCCAGTTTTACCAAGAAATACTGATCTCACTGTGTTTGTGGAGGCTAACATTCAACACGGGCAGCAGCTCCTTTCACAAAGGAGGACTTCATCGAAGCCTTTTACTGAGGAGGTTCTGTGGAATATTTGGTTGGAGTTTGATATCAAAATCAAGGATTTGCCTAAAGGGGCACTCCTGAATCTTCAGATATACTGTGGTAAAGCACAGGGACTGTCCACAAAGACGAACCTTCAGTCACATGAATCCCCCAACTCTGATCCAAAGTGCAAAACTCAGCTTCTCTATTATGTAAATCTTTTGTTGATAGATCACCGTTTCTTGCTACGAAGTGGGGAGTATGTGCTCCACATGTGGAAAATTCCAGGCAAGGGGGAAGAACAAGGAAGTATCAATGCAGACAAACTCACATCAGCAACTAACCCAGATAAAGAAAACTCAATGGCTATCTCTATTGTGCTGGACAAATATTGTCACCCAATTGCCTTGCCCAAGCACAGGATAACAGCAGACCCCCAAGGGGATAGGACACGAGCTGAAATGCCCAACCAGCTTCGCAAGCAACTTGAAGAGATCATAGCAACTGACCCACTTAATCCCCTTTCTCCTGAGgacaaagaactgttgtggcACTTTAGATATGAAAGCATAAAGCACCCCAAGGCATATCCTAAGCTGCTTAGCTCTGTGAAATGGGGACAACAAGAAATAGTGGCCAAAACATACCAGTTGCTAGCTAAAAAGGAGGTTTGGGATCAAAGCACTTTAGATGTTGGACTCACAATGCAACTTCTAGACTGTAacttttcagatgaaaatgtcCGAGCAATGGCAGTTCAAAAACTGGAAAGTTTGGAAGATGATGATGTTCTTCATTATCTTCTACAGCTTGTGCAGGTAAGATGTATTTGCATTCTTGAACTCTGCCTTCCGTGTATATTTGCATTACCCCATCATCATTTCATTTTAGTAGGTCTACTTAGTAATCCTGGTATTGAAGTCTTCAGTGTTTATTCAAAGCAGTAACCAAATTAACCCAAACcatattttctacattttgcCTCTTGCCTGtgttgttatttttgtgttACTGTTGCCTTGTGTCTTATGATTTGCTCTTGTGTTTACAGTATTATGTTTTTCTGGAAATTGTCAATAGTAGCACAGCTATGATGGGAGCAAGTCCTGACTGTGCTATCTCTAATCCTGTTTGTATCAGGTCTGAATCACACAGCACTGAAGAATTGTTGACTGGCTTTACCAATAGTTTAGAAAGAGTGTAGACAGAAAGAAAGTGAAGGCAGATGTTGACATGGGCAAGGCTTGAAGAAAAGTCTGGCGTTGTGTTTTAGGTCAAGAATAACAGTGTAGTTACATAGTATGTTGCAGTGACTTCAGTCTCGTATTGTTAAAGGGACCAAATTTATCTAGAAGGTTCCAGAAGATTTTAAGAAGTAAATAAAAGGTTGCTAGGACtgcataataaaattaattcattctgGGAAGTTGGgtgaaaaatgttgtttttaatgGCAGTGAATCACTGTTGTATCGATTTGAAGCACTCTGTGCGCGGATCTGCCAGACGGAACGTCAGGAAGGTTTATATCAGTTATACAAGAAaattggtttgtttgcttttccacaaCATGGTGCCAGAGCTGGGCagcctgtcagcagcagcagagtcaCATCTGGTGGCCGATGAAAGGTGTAACCCTGCCGCTTTTCCTGGTACCCACGTCCCCTGAAGCAAGGCGACTCTGCAGGCTTCCCACACTCGACAGGGCTCTGGCTCCTGTGGAAAAGCTGTCACTCCACAGAGCAGGAAATACTATTTTCAAAGAATTGGAGAACAAAATTGACATTcaatatttaaaagagaaaaaaggaactgCCGCAGCCAGGGAAGCTGTGGGATgtggcttttaatttttgtggGTTCAGAGAGAGCCCGGGTCCCCAGGAAAATGAAATTGgtatttcagattttgctgCACATCAGTAGTGCTTTAAACAAAGCCTTTTTAGCCTAGTCTTTGCTTGATGAGGCTCCCCAGGCAGAATTTATGCACTTCTGCATTAACCAAAGGAGTCACCACGGTTACCTCATTGGGCCTCCCACGTAGCTGCtgctatatatatatgcttGGCTTGTGAGCCTTTGCTGTATACATGTGGCTCAGCAATTGTATTCGCTTTTGTATCCAAATTAGGAGTTTGGGATGGTGATTGGCTGATTTCAAAGTGCCTAAGAGAATGGGGGAAATACTGGggtttttccatttgtttttgaaattatttgttttcaggaagTAAAAATCTGGAGAGTTTT
The window above is part of the Strigops habroptila isolate Jane chromosome 3, bStrHab1.2.pri, whole genome shotgun sequence genome. Proteins encoded here:
- the PIK3CG gene encoding phosphatidylinositol 4,5-bisphosphate 3-kinase catalytic subunit gamma isoform, with the translated sequence MELEDYEQPVVMREENKRRRRRMKPHCTSSNLSSMELISIEFILPTSNKHTKVPEMMLLEIAANCTVEQMKAQIWMRALEMSQTTDFYHTFTPDQFILQYQKKGQWYEIYDKHQVLQTLDCILYWKVLQKKVGKIYVVQKQNPSEEVQEFQRQLNDLIGYDVTDVSNVHDDELEFTRRRLVTPRMIEVACRDPKLYAMHPWTTSKPLPEYLLKKITNNNIFIIIHRGTTSQKVKVSIDDTPDMILHSFFTKMAKKKSLMDIPEDHSELDFVLRICGRDEYITGETPIKDFHWIRQCLKNGEEIHLVLDNPPDPSEDEVQKEEWPLVDDCTGVTGYHEQLTIDGKDHERVFTISLWDCNRKFRVKIIGIDIPVLPRNTDLTVFVEANIQHGQQLLSQRRTSSKPFTEEVLWNIWLEFDIKIKDLPKGALLNLQIYCGKAQGLSTKTNLQSHESPNSDPKCKTQLLYYVNLLLIDHRFLLRSGEYVLHMWKIPGKGEEQGSINADKLTSATNPDKENSMAISIVLDKYCHPIALPKHRITADPQGDRTRAEMPNQLRKQLEEIIATDPLNPLSPEDKELLWHFRYESIKHPKAYPKLLSSVKWGQQEIVAKTYQLLAKKEVWDQSTLDVGLTMQLLDCNFSDENVRAMAVQKLESLEDDDVLHYLLQLVQAVKFEPYHDSALARFLLKRGLRNKRIGHFLFWFLRSEIAQSMHYQQRFAVILEAYLRGCGKAMLHDFMKQVQVIELLHKVTMEIKSVSAEKYDVTSQVIAQLRQKLEKLQSSKLPESFRVPYDPGLRAGALVIEKCKVMASKKKPLWLEFKCADPTALSNETIGIIFKHGDDLRQDMLILQILRIMESIWEAESLDLCLLPYGCISTGNKIGMIEIVKDATTIAKIQQSTVGNTGAFKDEILNQWLKERCMIEEKFQAAVERFVYSCAGYCVATFVLGIGDRHNDNIMITETGNLFHIDFGHILGNYKSFLGINKERVPFVLTPDFLFVMGTSGKKTSLHFHKFQDVCVKAYLALRHHTNLLIILFSMMLMTGMPQLTSKEDIEYIRDALTVGKSEEDAKKHFLDQIEVCRDKGWTVQFNWFLHLVLGIKQGVEKHSA